The following proteins are encoded in a genomic region of Ornithinibacillus sp. 4-3:
- the mobT gene encoding MobT family relaxase: MNQVPWYQRLKERRVEYGVSQNKLAVHVGISRQYISEIETGKVTPTPTLKNALFNVLEQFNPDAPLEILFDYVRIRFITTNPKPVIKEILKLKMEYMMHEDYAFYSYMEQYVFGDIVVMVSPDEDKGCLLELKGKGCRQFENFLLAQQRTWFDFFMDVFRVGGVFKRIDLAINDRASILDIPFLTHKCRKEECISVFRSFKSYRSGELVQNREKPDMGNTLYIGSLKSDVYFCAYEKDYEQYVKHGASLEDTKVKNRFEIRLKNDRAYHAIVDLMTYEDAGRTAFSIINRYIRFVDKDEKKRRSHWKINKEWKRFLDLGVSRKITLTTKPEPYTFDKTLRWLARQVAPTWKLATKLDEINQTTVIKDMLDQAKLTKRHQQLLMQQALATEEVINR; this comes from the coding sequence ATGAATCAAGTGCCTTGGTATCAACGTTTAAAGGAAAGACGAGTGGAATATGGCGTATCACAAAATAAATTGGCTGTACATGTAGGGATTTCTAGACAATATATCAGTGAAATCGAAACAGGAAAAGTAACTCCGACTCCAACATTAAAAAATGCTCTATTCAATGTTTTAGAACAATTTAATCCAGATGCACCTTTGGAAATTTTGTTTGACTATGTACGGATTCGTTTTATAACGACCAATCCGAAGCCTGTCATTAAAGAAATTTTGAAACTTAAAATGGAATATATGATGCATGAGGATTACGCATTTTACTCGTACATGGAACAATATGTGTTTGGAGATATTGTCGTCATGGTTTCACCTGATGAAGATAAAGGTTGTTTACTGGAACTGAAAGGAAAAGGTTGTCGCCAATTTGAAAATTTTCTACTAGCCCAACAGCGAACATGGTTTGATTTTTTTATGGACGTATTTCGTGTTGGTGGCGTATTTAAACGCATTGACCTTGCGATCAATGACAGGGCAAGCATCTTAGATATTCCGTTTCTCACACACAAATGTCGTAAGGAAGAATGTATCTCTGTTTTCCGTAGCTTTAAAAGCTATCGTTCGGGTGAACTTGTACAGAATCGAGAAAAGCCTGATATGGGAAATACGTTATATATTGGCTCGTTAAAAAGTGACGTATATTTCTGTGCTTACGAGAAGGATTACGAACAATACGTAAAGCATGGAGCATCACTAGAAGATACAAAAGTGAAAAATCGCTTTGAAATACGCTTAAAAAATGATCGTGCGTATCACGCGATTGTTGATTTAATGACCTATGAAGACGCTGGACGAACAGCGTTTTCCATCATTAACCGATATATTCGTTTTGTCGATAAGGATGAGAAAAAGCGTCGTAGTCATTGGAAAATCAATAAAGAATGGAAACGATTTCTGGATTTAGGTGTAAGTAGAAAAATTACTTTAACAACAAAACCTGAACCGTACACATTTGATAAAACACTTAGATGGTTGGCTCGACAAGTGGCTCCTACTTGGAAATTAGCAACGAAGCTCGATGAAATCAATCAAACGACTGTGATTAAAGATATGTTAGACCAGGCAAAGTTAACTAAGCGTCACCAACAATTATTGATGCAACAAGCACTTGCGACAGAAGAAGTCATTAACCGATAG